From Herbiconiux flava, one genomic window encodes:
- a CDS encoding TetR/AcrR family transcriptional regulator: MSIDDELIRSGRDAAVTRRALVRAARRRFATDGYRATTVRAIAADAGVNVALINRYFVSKEGLFEACMARTSDELDTQTPARASDLEAVIDRLVLHVVNAPDGDDPLQLLLLLRSSGDENADRIRRRTLEHFTRRLAAAAGWREDDPATAPVLLRAQLAISTLLGAVMLRSAAAAEPLASATHDDLAAPLRATFRALLAR; this comes from the coding sequence ATGAGCATCGACGACGAACTGATCCGGTCGGGCCGCGACGCCGCGGTGACCCGACGGGCCCTCGTGCGCGCCGCCCGCCGCCGCTTCGCGACCGACGGCTACCGCGCCACCACCGTGCGCGCCATCGCGGCCGACGCGGGCGTGAACGTGGCCCTGATCAACCGCTACTTCGTCTCGAAGGAGGGCCTGTTCGAGGCGTGCATGGCCCGCACCTCCGACGAGCTCGACACCCAGACGCCGGCCCGCGCATCCGATCTCGAGGCCGTGATCGACCGCCTCGTGCTGCACGTCGTCAATGCACCGGATGGCGACGACCCCCTGCAGCTCCTGCTGCTGCTGCGCTCCTCCGGTGACGAGAACGCCGACCGCATCCGCCGCCGCACCCTCGAGCACTTCACCCGCCGCCTGGCGGCCGCGGCCGGCTGGCGCGAGGACGACCCCGCTACCGCCCCCGTCCTGCTGCGCGCGCAGCTCGCCATCTCCACCCTCCTCGGCGCGGTCATGCTCCGCAGCGCGGCGGCCGCCGAACCCCTCGCCTCGGCCACCCACGACGACCTCGCCGCCCCCCTCCGCGCCACCTTCCGCGCGCTCCTGGCCCGCTAG